TTTGAGAAAATTGAAAGAAAGGGATATCAAAGAGTGAGCAGGATTCTGATGTGAGCATAATAATTCTAAGTGTATAAATTAAATAAGGGGTGTATTAACCCCCCTAAAGTGATTTATTAAAAGTCTTCAAAGAATTGCTGAATTTTAGCAGGGTCTTTGGTTTGTGTTAAAGCAAGCTGTAAAAGTACTCGTGCTTTTTGTGGATTTAGTGTACCAGAAGCACTGAAACCATATTTACTGTCATCAACTTCTGCATCTCGAGTGGTATATCCTGTTGGTACGCGAGAAGAACGCACAACGGCAACACCTTGTTTTGCTGCTTGTTCTAGTAACGCTAAATTCGCTGCATTCATATTGCCGTTTCCAACGCCGGCTACCACAATTCCTTGATAACCTGCATCAAGTAGTGCTTTAAGTGGTTCTGTTGGCATATTTGAATAAGCATAAATGATCCCAACTTTTGGCAGTTCATTGAGATTATCAACATTGAAAGGCGTGTTTGTTGTATGCTTACTTTCAGGAGAGCGTTCATAATCGACTTTACTATTATGAATGTAGCCTAACGAACCAAAGTTTGGAGAGGTAAAGGTTTGAACTGCAGTTGTACTCGTTTTGGTCACATCTCTTGCCCCCAATACTGTGCCATTCATTGCGACTAACACACCTCGTCCGGCAGAGGCTTTACTTGTTGCAACAACGACGGCGTTATATAGGTTAAGCGGACCATCAGCACTTTTTTCTGTTGCAGGACGCATTGCACCCACCAATACAACAGGTTTCTCACATTTTACCGTCATATCTAAGAAATAAGCGGTTTCTTCCATTGTATCTGTACCGTGAGTAATCACAAAGCCATCGGTTTCTTTACACTGGCTATTGATGGTTTTCGCTAATTTTAACCAAACATCATCACTCATATCTTGAGAGCCAATTTTAACAACTTGCTCGCCTTTAATTTTGGCGAGATTATTCATTTCAGGCACTGCTTCAATTAACGTTTGAATGGTTAATTGACCTGCTTTGTAAGCAGAATCAACGGAGCTTTTACCACTTCCTGCGATAGTGCCGCCAGTTGCTAAGATAGTAATATCAGGCAATTCGGCGGCGTAACCTGTTGAAATACCTAAACCTAACAGGGTTAAAGCGGCTAATTTTTTGAGTTTCATAGAGTACCTCTTCGGATAAGTTAATAGGAATGCGCTATTATCCTTTCAATAAGTAAAGAAGGTAAGAGCCTAAATTTACCGAATTTGATCTAGCTCAGAGGAGGAAATAATTTACAAGAAAAAAGATTTATTTGACCGCTTGTTGCTATTTTGAAGGCATTTTAGGGAATAGGAGCAAATGTTGCTATTTGCTCCTTAGAAAAGCTCTCTTTGGTATTAATTCCCAACGGATAAAAGCAATAAAGGAATCTGACCAATTAAGGCGATGGGAAGAAAAATAATTGAAAGTGGTTCTGTAACAACGGCTTCCAATACTTTTCCTGAATTCGTTTGACGTGTTTGGGTAATCCAGACCTCTTGATTGGCTTTTGCAATGTTGAACGGTTGGCTAAATTTAAGCTTTTGGATTAACTCATTTCGATTACT
This genomic window from Actinobacillus porcitonsillarum contains:
- the ansB gene encoding L-asparaginase 2, with protein sequence MKLKKLAALTLLGLGISTGYAAELPDITILATGGTIAGSGKSSVDSAYKAGQLTIQTLIEAVPEMNNLAKIKGEQVVKIGSQDMSDDVWLKLAKTINSQCKETDGFVITHGTDTMEETAYFLDMTVKCEKPVVLVGAMRPATEKSADGPLNLYNAVVVATSKASAGRGVLVAMNGTVLGARDVTKTSTTAVQTFTSPNFGSLGYIHNSKVDYERSPESKHTTNTPFNVDNLNELPKVGIIYAYSNMPTEPLKALLDAGYQGIVVAGVGNGNMNAANLALLEQAAKQGVAVVRSSRVPTGYTTRDAEVDDSKYGFSASGTLNPQKARVLLQLALTQTKDPAKIQQFFEDF